GATGGTGGAAGCCCTGAATATATAATAATGTAAATAATACTGTTGTTCCAAGTATATTTCCGGAAGTAAATCCTAAATAATTTAATAAATATGCACTAAATACCCCAAAAAGTGAAATTAACGTTCCAACAAGGGGCATGAACATGAAATATTTTGCAATATCTTCAAAATCACTCTTTGAATGTCCGACTGGAATTCTAGTCATAAAAAGTATTAATCCTTTTAATTCGTCAATCATATTATCCCATAAAAATTAAATAAGTAGTTTAATTATTTTCGAAAGTTCTGAAATATTTTTTATGGTGTAATCACTTACATCATCGCTAATTTCTGAATATTTTCCCCGCAATATCCTTACAGTAGTCATTCCAACAGTTTTTGCAGGAACCATGTCCTTGTCAGCCCTATCCCCAACATAAATCACTTCTTCGGCTTTTAAATTAATTTTTTTAAGCCCATAATTGAAAAATTCGATATTTGGTTTTCCTAGGCCATATTCTTCTGAAGTTATGACTTCATCAAAAAATGGATGGATTCCAAGTCTTATTAATTTTTCCCATTGTTTTATGGTAATTCCGTCTGTTAAAATCCCCAAACTTAAACCTATACTCCTTAAATCCATTAATGTTTTTATTGTGTCAGAATATGGCCTAAGTAGCGCAAATTTAACGTTGTGGTATGTGATAATACCTGTTGTAATTATTTTAGGATCATATGTTCCAGTAACTGCCTTTACAAGGTCGTTAAAGTGGCCCCCATAGTTTGAACCCTTTTGTTCAATAATTTTATTCAATATTTTTAAAGCATCTTCTTCAGTAGAATTCAAACCTGCATCAATCATGGACCTCAATGCTTCTTTTCGTGCACGGCTTGCAAAACTCGAAGAATTGTAAAGTGTATCGTCAAGGTCAAAAAGCACCCCTCTAATCATTTTTTCACCGATTAACTTAAATTGCTTTTTTAACCTTTTCTTCAACCATTTTAAATATTCCAACAAAATCTTCGTCCATTTCGACAGGAACTACGATTAAACCAAGTTCCTGATGTCTTTGTACCCAGTTTTCATCGTATGCAGGAATATCTATTTTTATTGGTTCATTTGTGGGATTTCCAACCACAAGGTTTCTGTGGGGGAATTCTTTTACGCCATCTTGTTGATAAACTTCAACAGTTTCTCTTATATATCCGCCAAGAGACATTGTTAATTTTGGGAGCAGTAGCATCTTTGGCAACATATCACCTTTTGTTTTCATAAGAATATTATAATAACTCATTAATATATGCACACGTTTACAAGATTTATCCGAGCCAGTTTTCATTTATCGATTCGTCTGCTTTTTGGTTGTTTGATCTTGTTTTGTTAGTCCATCTCCAACCGCCTTTTACCCAAGTTTCATCTTTTCCATGAATTTTGGCGTGGCTTTTTAAGAAACTCTCCCATTTTTCCCATAATTCCGGATAACTCATTTTTACTAACTCGATTTCCCCAATTTCCATTGCAGGACACATGAAACATCCCACTCTATCAAAACACTGTTCATATAATACATTGTACGGAGCTTTATGTTTTAAAATGTATATCCAAACATGCATTGCAGTCCAATTTAATATTGGGGCGGACAACATCTGTTTTTTAATCGTTGGACTATTCCAGATTCTTGGTTTTTTTGAACGATTTATCGATTCGTATTTTCTAAGGCCTACAAAAGAAAGGCATCCTTTTTCGTATTTTTCATCGATAAGTGTTCCTAAGGGAGATACCTTACAGACTTCACTGCACCATCGATTATCTCTTCCAGGGGGGCCATATTCTTCTAATTTTTCCCAGAATTCTCCTGAACTGGTTTTTAAAATTTCAATATCATACTTATTAGTAATTTTTTCAATATTATCTAATGTTTCGTTAAATTCAATTCCCGTATCATTAAATAAAACTTCGAATTCAACAGGGTCTTTATGGTTTTTAAACGCCTCAAATGCAAGAAGAAGTACTACAAGGCTATCTTTTCCACCAGAATATGCAACGGAAACTGGTTTTCCAATTTTTACAACAGTATTTCTCATAAATCCAATTGAATTGCTTTCAACCTTTTTCATGGCGTTTTTGTTTGCTTCAATCATTTTTTTGACTGATTCATCAAATTCGCCAATTTCATGCAAAACTTCTGAATTTTTTGGAAGTTCAGATTTTCTTACCTTTGCGACCATTCCCTTTTCAGAATTTACGATCTTTTCGTAGTCCATTCTGGACCTTCCAACACCCAAAACATCCATTTCAGTAAAATCATGACTCGAATCTTTTCTTTCTACCAATATAATAACGTCTTCGTCATTTCCGATATCTTCAGAAGCATATGCCACACCAGGTCTTAAAACAGATGCACCTTTGTTTAATATGAATTTTGGAACGTCTTCTTTTACTACAAGTAATTTTTTCTTACATCCTGCAATAATAAGCCTTCTAGCACCTTCGATTGTCGGAATTATTTTCCATTCGTGTTTTTTCTCGTTGAAATTTAAAATTCCAAAAATTATTCCGTCAATTATAATTTCCTGAAAGTATTCAATTCCTGGAGCCTTGTTTACGAGCACCATTTTATTTTTAAATAGATTTTCTTCAATTCCAAATTGTGATTTTATCGTTTTATTTATTAAATCCAAATCGCCTTTAAATGCAGGCCTTGCATCTCCAGGGGGCGTTACTTTAACTTCAACCGTTTCAGAATCGCAAATTGCACATTTTGTGTCAAGTACTGGAAGGTTACAGTTTATACACCATTTTAAATGAATTTTTCCTAAAATAGTCTTCAAAATATCACCGTTAATTAAATACGCCAGTTTAAATTTAAATTATCATTGTTAATCCAACAAACATAAGTATAATTCCAAAAAATTTCTTTAAAACACCTGAATTAATATTATTTGAAATTTTAGCACCATATCTTGAAAATATGAGGCTCATAACACCTATCGACAAAGCAGCAGACACTGAAACATATCCTATGAAATTTAGATATTTATAACTACCTACTATCTCGACAGAGCTTAATAGATATCCCAAAAAACCGCTCAATGAAATTATCACCATCATTCCAAGAGATGTTCCTATACTCTTTTTTATTGGCGTTTTTAAAAATATAGTCAAAATCGGAATTGCAATAGTTCCACCACCAATCCCAAACATGCTTGACAAAACACCTATTAAAAATCCACACAATAGTACTGGCAGATAATTAACGTTTTGATTACTTTCAATTTTTGGATTGGTTTTGTTAAACGCCATATTTAATGAAAGGATTATCAACATAATGCCGAAAAGTATTCTGTGTAGATCACCACTTATATAATTTGTAACAATCTTAACTCCTGCAAAAGTTCCCAAAATTCCGGAAAATCCGAGCAATAGGGAATATTTCCAGATAATATTTCCATATTTTGAATGGGAATAAGCACTGTTTAGTGAAGTTAAAAAAATAACTGAAAGACTCGTTCCAACAGCCATTGCAACAACGTAATCGTCAGAAATTCCTAGATTTTGAAATATATAAATTAAGGTTGGAACCATTATAAAACCGCCACCAAGTCCCAAAGCACCGGTCGTAAAACCTACGATGCAACCAACCACCAATAAAAATAAATAAATCAAATAAATTTCCATGGTTAACACAAAACTACACTTTTAATTCCTTACAACACCATCTTCTAACAATTTCTTTTAAAATATCGTAAGAACTGTGGAATGGGCATTTTACATATTCTTCAACTTTTAATATTTCAGGATATAAAAAATGTTTCGCAAGCTGTGATTTCAGTTCGTTTATCTGGTAAGTTGTCTGATCAGGACCCAATATTATAACATCTGGCCTGATTTCTAAAATCGGTTCAAGTTTATTAGTTAAGCTACCCAAAACTGCACGATCAACTGGTTTTAGTGCTTCTATCATTACCTTTCGCTGTTCTTCAGGAATTACCGGACTTCTGCCCTTAATTTTTTTTACAGTTTCGTCTCTTGCAATAATTACAACGAGTTCATCTGCGTGTTTTTTCGCGAAATTAAGCGTGTTGAAGTGTCCAGGGTGTAAAAGATCAAACGTGCCTGCAGTTACTGCTATTTTCTTTTCCATTATATCACTTTGTAGTTATTAGCTATTTTAGGTTTATAATACTATCTTTCCCATTTTTAACCCGGAATATTGCATCAAATGTGCCCATTATCAAAGGACCTAATGCAAAACCAGTTACTCCTAAAGCAAGTGGCCCCATCAAAAATGCCACAAGTGCAATAGCGGGGTGAATATCGCTTTCGTGATTTACGAGCCTTGGCCTTATTGCAAAATCGGGTGCAAGAGATAAGAAGATTACTCCAAAACCAAAAAGTAAAATTGCTTTTGTATACATTCCGACTGCAATATAATAAAGAGATAATGGCATATATATGGTCCAGCCACCCACAATTGGAAGTAATGTTAAAATACCACTCAATGCTCCAAGTGTAACTGGATTTGGAAGTCCTATTGCCCAAAAACCAGCAATTGAGATTAATCCAACAGTAAATGAAGTTAAAGCATTTACAACGAAGAGGTTTTTATATGCTTCATTAAGTTTTCGAATAAATAGCTCGGTTTGAACATGATAAACTTCAGGAACATGGGGCATTATTGCATCTTTAAACCTATGGCCATCTTTTAAGAAATAATACGTCAAAAATACTGTAATCAATCCTTTTATAAACAAAAGCGGTATTCCATATATTTGTTCTGCCATTTTATTTATGGTTGGCTTTAAAAAAGTCCATAATTCCGAAAGTATCCGATTTAAATCTTCTTGTGCGATATTTTGTAATCCTAAATAATTTACAAATTGTATTGTAGTATCAACAAGACTTGGAACATTTAACGTGTTTAAAAATTCCACAACATCCGATAAAATTAAAACTACTAATGATAGTGCAGGAACTGTCACCATCAAAATACTCAGTATTGCCCCAAGAGTTCTTCCAGCGTATCGTCGTACTGCATTAAAAAAAGGCTCTGTCATATATGCAAAAGCACATGCAAATGCAATTGTGTCTAAAAATGGTACTGCAATCATTAAAACAGCTGTAAAAGATACTAAAACAAAAATTCGCATTATGAATCGATATTCATTCTCTTTCATAAAATCCCCGTTAAAATTCAAAATAAATAAAAACAAATAGGTTTAAACCCCAATTAATTGTAAGTGTTTATTAATTTATCAGGGTGTGGTATATGAACATTTTGATTGATGGATCAAGACAAAATTACGAAGTACTTGATGGAAAAGAGTTTCCAATTTCTTTTGGAATTGATCTGCACAACAAATACGAAACATGGAAATTTAATGCATATAATGAAAAAAATCTGTTCTGTTTTGGAAAAGGAATTTTACCAATAGTTGGGGGACATAGATTAATTTTTTCATTTAGATCACCACTATGGGATGGATTTCACTTTTCTGCGATGGGAGGTGCGGGTTATACTTTCAAAGATACTGGTGTTCAAAACGTTGCGATTACTGGAAAATGTGAAGTTCCAAGTATTTTGGTAATTAATGGAGAAGAAGACGAATTAAAAATAGAATTTATTCCATTTACTGAAGAAATAACTGATATTTATAAATTTAATGACAAAATACTGGAATTATTTAATGAAAAAAATTACAGGGCATTTTTAGTTGGACCTGCTTCAAAAACTACGAATATGGGTGCAATTTACTCGCAAACCATAAGAAATGGAAAAATTGTTGAAGGTTCTGAGGACTGGGCTGCAAGAGGCGGTGGTGGTTCAGTTCTTTACCGGGCCCATAATATTTTAGGGGTTGTATTTTTTGGTAAAAAAACTCCTGAAAAGGACGTAAAATCTGTTGTCGAAGAACACTACCAAAAGCAGTATTCAAAGGTAATTTTAGAAAATACTGAAAAATACCGATACAGTAACGAAAGAAAAACAGGCGGAACGTTTGGAAATAATTACCATGTTACAATGGATTTAACACCGATATTTAACTGGAGAATGCCATTTATCGATAAAAATAGACGTTTAAGATTACATAAAAAAATACTTGAATATTTTGTTGGTAGATTTGATAAAGAAGCAATTGAAACTAAAAATTGGACAAATTGCGGAGAACCATGTCCGGTAGTGTGTAAAAAATACAGAAATGGTCTTCACGTAGATTATGAGCCATATGAAGCAAATGGTCCATGTATTGGAGTATTTGATATATATGCAGCAGACAGGGTAGTTCATACGATAGATAAACTCGGATTTGATGCAATCGAATTTGGAAACTTATGTTCTTGGGTTTTTGAACTATTGGATAATGGCATGTTAAAACCCGAAGAAGTTGGAATTGAAAAACCACTATTTGATATTTCAAACTTTGAAAATGATGACGATATCTTAAAAAATTCAAAACATAATGCAGAACAAGCCGTAAAACTTGCAAGAAACATTGCTTTCGAAACTAACGAATTTGGAAAAATCTGTAAATTTGGAGCTAGAAGAGCTGCAAAAACACTGAATGAAAATTATAAAAATAGAATTATTGATAAAAAATTCGAAGATTTTGCAGTTTACGATTCTTTCGGGGAACATGGACAGATTTCACCAACAATGTACTGGGCAATTGGAAATTTCATGCCTTATTTGATCCAGGGTAAATATTTAACATACTACCAGTGCGGTGTTTTTTTAGAACCTGAAGAACTCGCAGAATTAAGCGTTAAAAATTCAATTGAAGAAATTACGCTTGAAAATCTCGGAATATGCAGATTCCACCGAAAATGGGTATCGCCAATAATCGAAAACCTCGTAAAAGAAGTAAGCGATGTTGATATCACAGAAGAATCTATGGAATTATTCAAAAAAATTGCAAAGTACGATTCAAACATCGGCTATCCAAAAATCGAAAGTGAAAGAGTTAAAGAATTGATAATTTCTGGAGCTTACGAATTTGAAAATGAAAAATGGATAGAAGAATTTGAAAAAGGAAATTTCAATGAATATATAAAAAGAGTTCTTGAAAAATACAGTGAGTTATTAGATATTGAATGGAAATTAAAAGAATAATTTCATATTTTTACTATTTTAAAAATTTAAAAAAAGATAAAATTTATCCATCAATTTTTTTCTTAAGTATTTCGACAACGGTTGCAGGTTCTGCCCTTCCACGTGTTAATTTCATTACCTGGCCGACTACTGAGTTCAATGCTCTTTGATTTCCAGATTTATAGTCTTCGATTGCTTTTTCACTGTTTTTAATAGCTTCTTCACAAGCTTTTTCAAGTTCACTTGTGTCTTCGATAACTGTTAAGCCCATTTCATTAATCAATTCTTTTGGAGTTTTTTCTCCTTTGTGTTCAACCATCTGCTCGATAATCGTTTTACCGATTTTTTGGCTGATTGTTTTGTCTTTAATTGAATTGATTAATTCAACCATGTGTTCTGGCCTTAAATTTGTTTCAAAGAATTCTAATTTATTGTAAACTAAAACTCTCTTCAATTCATTTCTAATCCAGGTAACTGCAAG
This Methanococcus maripaludis C5 DNA region includes the following protein-coding sequences:
- a CDS encoding TIGR02253 family HAD-type hydrolase gives rise to the protein MIRGVLFDLDDTLYNSSSFASRARKEALRSMIDAGLNSTEEDALKILNKIIEQKGSNYGGHFNDLVKAVTGTYDPKIITTGIITYHNVKFALLRPYSDTIKTLMDLRSIGLSLGILTDGITIKQWEKLIRLGIHPFFDEVITSEEYGLGKPNIEFFNYGLKKINLKAEEVIYVGDRADKDMVPAKTVGMTTVRILRGKYSEISDDVSDYTIKNISELSKIIKLLI
- a CDS encoding energy-converting hydrogenase B subunit P: MPKMLLLPKLTMSLGGYIRETVEVYQQDGVKEFPHRNLVVGNPTNEPIKIDIPAYDENWVQRHQELGLIVVPVEMDEDFVGIFKMVEEKVKKAI
- a CDS encoding phosphoadenosine phosphosulfate reductase family protein is translated as MKTILGKIHLKWCINCNLPVLDTKCAICDSETVEVKVTPPGDARPAFKGDLDLINKTIKSQFGIEENLFKNKMVLVNKAPGIEYFQEIIIDGIIFGILNFNEKKHEWKIIPTIEGARRLIIAGCKKKLLVVKEDVPKFILNKGASVLRPGVAYASEDIGNDEDVIILVERKDSSHDFTEMDVLGVGRSRMDYEKIVNSEKGMVAKVRKSELPKNSEVLHEIGEFDESVKKMIEANKNAMKKVESNSIGFMRNTVVKIGKPVSVAYSGGKDSLVVLLLAFEAFKNHKDPVEFEVLFNDTGIEFNETLDNIEKITNKYDIEILKTSSGEFWEKLEEYGPPGRDNRWCSEVCKVSPLGTLIDEKYEKGCLSFVGLRKYESINRSKKPRIWNSPTIKKQMLSAPILNWTAMHVWIYILKHKAPYNVLYEQCFDRVGCFMCPAMEIGEIELVKMSYPELWEKWESFLKSHAKIHGKDETWVKGGWRWTNKTRSNNQKADESINENWLG
- a CDS encoding sulfite exporter TauE/SafE family protein, producing MEIYLIYLFLLVVGCIVGFTTGALGLGGGFIMVPTLIYIFQNLGISDDYVVAMAVGTSLSVIFLTSLNSAYSHSKYGNIIWKYSLLLGFSGILGTFAGVKIVTNYISGDLHRILFGIMLIILSLNMAFNKTNPKIESNQNVNYLPVLLCGFLIGVLSSMFGIGGGTIAIPILTIFLKTPIKKSIGTSLGMMVIISLSGFLGYLLSSVEIVGSYKYLNFIGYVSVSAALSIGVMSLIFSRYGAKISNNINSGVLKKFFGIILMFVGLTMII
- a CDS encoding adenylyltransferase/cytidyltransferase family protein, coding for MEKKIAVTAGTFDLLHPGHFNTLNFAKKHADELVVIIARDETVKKIKGRSPVIPEEQRKVMIEALKPVDRAVLGSLTNKLEPILEIRPDVIILGPDQTTYQINELKSQLAKHFLYPEILKVEEYVKCPFHSSYDILKEIVRRWCCKELKV
- a CDS encoding AI-2E family transporter, with product MKENEYRFIMRIFVLVSFTAVLMIAVPFLDTIAFACAFAYMTEPFFNAVRRYAGRTLGAILSILMVTVPALSLVVLILSDVVEFLNTLNVPSLVDTTIQFVNYLGLQNIAQEDLNRILSELWTFLKPTINKMAEQIYGIPLLFIKGLITVFLTYYFLKDGHRFKDAIMPHVPEVYHVQTELFIRKLNEAYKNLFVVNALTSFTVGLISIAGFWAIGLPNPVTLGALSGILTLLPIVGGWTIYMPLSLYYIAVGMYTKAILLFGFGVIFLSLAPDFAIRPRLVNHESDIHPAIALVAFLMGPLALGVTGFALGPLIMGTFDAIFRVKNGKDSIINLK
- a CDS encoding aldehyde ferredoxin oxidoreductase C-terminal domain-containing protein encodes the protein MNILIDGSRQNYEVLDGKEFPISFGIDLHNKYETWKFNAYNEKNLFCFGKGILPIVGGHRLIFSFRSPLWDGFHFSAMGGAGYTFKDTGVQNVAITGKCEVPSILVINGEEDELKIEFIPFTEEITDIYKFNDKILELFNEKNYRAFLVGPASKTTNMGAIYSQTIRNGKIVEGSEDWAARGGGGSVLYRAHNILGVVFFGKKTPEKDVKSVVEEHYQKQYSKVILENTEKYRYSNERKTGGTFGNNYHVTMDLTPIFNWRMPFIDKNRRLRLHKKILEYFVGRFDKEAIETKNWTNCGEPCPVVCKKYRNGLHVDYEPYEANGPCIGVFDIYAADRVVHTIDKLGFDAIEFGNLCSWVFELLDNGMLKPEEVGIEKPLFDISNFENDDDILKNSKHNAEQAVKLARNIAFETNEFGKICKFGARRAAKTLNENYKNRIIDKKFEDFAVYDSFGEHGQISPTMYWAIGNFMPYLIQGKYLTYYQCGVFLEPEELAELSVKNSIEEITLENLGICRFHRKWVSPIIENLVKEVSDVDITEESMELFKKIAKYDSNIGYPKIESERVKELIISGAYEFENEKWIEEFEKGNFNEYIKRVLEKYSELLDIEWKLKE